CGTATTCCCGAAACTCCTTTGCGATCTGTGCATCCATCTCCGCCGCGTCCGGCTCCGCGCCACGATTCAGATACGCACGTGTGAGAGCGATCCTGCGGCGCAGCTCCGAGCTTTGAACAAAGGCGGCATAGCATGCCTGCTCGAGCGCACCGAACGCTTCCATGTACTTTGCTTCAAGCCGCGGTTTTTGCTGCAAAATCATATCATCATAGGCGCAGAGCAGCGTACTCAACCGCTCAAGCGCAGCGCTCTGCGCCTCCTTCAGGCGTGCATGCTCCTCATGAAGTACAATATCCATTCCTCTACTCCCGCATAAATAGATCCAGCTCCATCACGAGCTCCGGCGCATTGACTTTTGTGATCTTAACGTACAGCAGCTTCCTCGCATCCATGAGGCGTGCTGGGATGTGGTTCATGCGGCGCGGCATATAGCCGAGCTTTCGCCTTTCGGCATCGACGACCTGTATCGCAAATCTGTCCTGCACATTCTCCGGCTCGCGCAGGAGATTCAGCAGATCGCCCGTCTTCATCTCCGCAGCAATAGCTCCCCAGCCGTCCACATAGATCGCTCCCGCAAGTTGGAAATGCGTCAAATAGATTTCCTGCACGAACGGCGCGGGCGGCATCTCCCCGCCCCATATCCCCACCAGCGCCGCAGGCATAGTCTTCGTCAGCTGCATGGAATGTCCCTCACTCCCCCACTATTCCCATGAACTTCTCAAAAAAGCCCTTGAGCTTTTCGATTACGGAGCGTTTCTTTTCTGCGCGACCGCCGCCGAAACGGCGAACGGGCGGGAGGATGGCATCGATGGCAGTGCCGGTGATCTTGAACCGCCCGTCGCGGAAGGTGCTCGCAACGAACTTCTCGGTCTCGTCGGGTTTCAGGTTCTCTTCCACGACGATGGAGGCAAGCGCCTTTTCCTTTTCCTCGGTGACGTAGGCGCGCCAGTCCTCCATGACGCGCGTATCCGTGTTGACGGTCGCGATGAAGCCGTCGATCAGCTCCTTCTTACTGCGGAGCTCGGGGCTTGCGCCGATCGCGCGGTCAATCGCGCCGATAATGCTCTTGTCCGCGCCGTTCGAGGCGTGGTACTTCTCCACAAGCATCAATATATAGTCGATGTTGATGTCCACCTGCCGAATGAGTTCGAGTTCAAAGACGACATCGTCGTTGATGTTCTCCTTCTCCGCTTTTCCCTTCCTCGTCAGCTCATTGTATATATCCAGGTAGGCGCTCTGGTAGTCCTGCAGGTCGCGCGGCGGCAGCAGAGGATCGTCCTCCGCGAAGTCGTCAAACGCCGTGAGGATGTTGCGGAGGCGCAGGATGCTGCCGAAGATCCGCACGAAATCCTTCTGCGCCGTCTCTCCCATGATAGGCTCGCCCACAGCGAATCGCGCGCGCAGCTCCGCGATCAGCTCCGCGTAGCCCTTGTGGTGCTGCCCCTTCTCATCGTCGTACCCGTCGTAGTAGTCACGGAATCCGCGCAGCAGCACGACGCTCTCGGCGTTTTCGTCGCCAAAGAGCGAGATCGCGTCGTCCGTCGCCTTCGCGAGGTTGCGGAACGCGACGATGTTGCCGAACGTCTTGACCGAGTTCAGAATGCGGTTCGTGCGCGAGAACGCCTGAATCAGTCCATGATATTTCAAATTTTTGTCCACCCAGAGCGTATTGAGCGTCGTCGCGTCAAAGCCCGTGAGAAACATATTCACCACGATGAGGAGGTCGATCTCGCGCTTCTTCATGCGCTGTGAGAGATCTTTGTAGTAGTTCTGGAACGAATCGCCGTCCGTACTGAAATTCGTGTGAAACTGCGCGTTGTAGTCCGCAATCGCATCCGCGAGGAAATCGCGGCTCGTACGGTCAAGGCTCGCCGTACCAAAATCCTCATCGGGCAGAGCTTCCTCGGGATCATCCTCGTTCGCCGCATAGCTGAAAATCGTCGCAACCGTGAGACTCCGTCCCGCCTCCTCCAGTTGTCTGCGAAATTCCTCATAGTACGCCATGCACACGGGAATCGACGCGACGGCAAACATGGAGTTAAAGCCGAGCACGCGCTGTCCCTTGAGCGAATACGCCTTGCTCCGCATCGTCTTCTGGTCGAAATGCGCGAGGATGTACTCCGTCACGGCACGGATGCGCTCGGGCGCGGCGAGCGCTTTTTCGCGGTCGATAGCGCGCACCTCCTTGTCCTCGATCTCCGCCTTGCTCTTCATCGTATTGATGTAGTCGATGCGGAATGGCAGAACATTGCCGTCATTGATCGCGTTCACAATCGTATAGGTGTGCAGCTTGTCCCCGAAGAGCTGCGGCGTCGTGCGCGCCGACGGCTTTCCCGCGCCCGCCGCGTTCGGCGCGAAGATCGGCGTCCCCGTGAAACCGAAGAGATGATATTTCTTAAATACCTTCGTGATCGCCGTGTGCATGTCGCCGAACTGCGAGCGGTGGCACTCGTCAAAAATGAAAACAATGTGCTTTTCATAGATGGTGTGCGTTCGATTCTGTCGGATGAAGTTCGCAAGTTTCTGGATCGTCGTCACCACGATGCGCGCCGTATCATCCTTGAGCTGTCCCGCGAGCACGCGCGTCGATGTGTTGCCGTTTGCCGCACCCTTCTCGAAGCGGTCGTACTCCCTCATTGTCTGATAGTCTAGATCTTTGCGGTCGACCACGAACAGCACCTTGTCGATCTCCGGCATCGCGGAGGCGAGCTGCGCCGTCTTGAACGAGGTCAGCGTCTTGCCCGAGCCCGTCGTGTGCCAAATGTAGCCGCCGCCCTCGATGCGCCCCCACGTCTTGTAATTGGACGAAATCCTGATACGGTTGAGAATGCGCTCCGTCGCCGCGATCTGATACGGACGCATGAGCATCAGCATCTCTTCCGTGGTAAAAATAGAGTAGCGCGTAAGGATAGAGAGCAGCGTATGCCGCGCGAGGAACGTCCGCCCGAAATCCATGAGGTCGGTGATGAGACGGTTACCCGCGTCTGCCCAGTAGGACGTGAACTCGAAACTGTTGCTCGTCTTCCTGCTCGCCTTGCGTCCCGCCGCGTCCATCTCGCGGATGTGGCTCGCGCGCGTCGTGTTGGAATAGTATTTCGTATTCGTCCCGTTCGAGATCACAAAAATTTGGACATACTCATACAGCCCCACACCCGCCCAAAAGCTGTCACGCTGATACCGCTTGATCTGGTTGAACGCCTGCCGTATCTCCACACCGCGCCGTTTCAGCTCAATATGCACGAGCGGCAGACCGTTTACGAGGATCGTCACATCATAGCGGTTCGTGTGCGCCGCCGCATTCTCGGCGAAAGCATCCGCGCCGCCCTCCATCGCATATTGATTGATGACCTGCAGGCGATTGTTGTGGATATGCTCCTTATCGATCAGTCGGATATTCTTCGTCGTACCGTCATCACGCTTGAGATTCTGAATATAGTCCGTCTGGATGCGTCGTGTCTTCTCGACGATACCATCGCTCGCGGGTGCAATCGATGTTTTGAAGAACCGCTCCCACTCCGCATCCGTGAAATCATAGTCATTCAACGCCGAAAGCTGCGTGCGGAGATTCGCCACAAGCTCCGCCTCATCGTGAATGGGGAGATGCGCATAGCCCTCCTCTTCCAGGAGACGGATGAGCGCCCCCTCGAGCGCCGCCTCCGACTGATAAGCCCCATAAGGCGCCCGCTCCTCGCGAACATACTGCGCAAGCACCGTACTCTCCTCTGCGCTCGCGATGAGATTGTAGTACATGATGTCCCTCGTTTCTTTCAAAAATACATCTCCATCTTTACAAGTCAGAAAATATAAGCTAGACTAAAAGCAAGAAGCAGACGATTATTTGAGGTGGTAAATTTCGTCCGAACCACACGCCGACGGTATGACAGGGGCAACCCGAGAGATGCAGGAGAAGCGGACGCCTGCCAAATAATTGTCTGTCAACGAGGGAAGTGCGCGCAGAGATGTGGGCGCTTCTTTTTTCATGCCTCAGACGTTCAAGGCGCCCCTTCCACCGCTTCGCGGTCTACACGTTCCGCGCACAGGCCCCTCCACCGCTGTGGCAGGGGAGACTTAGGATAAGGGCAGATCCACCTCTCCCGTCGCGGACGGGGGAGGTGGCGAACGCAGTGAGTCGGTAGGGGCGCCCGTATCTCATGCGCCCTTCCGCGGAAAGGTGAGAAGTTTGTCGCGGTAGTATTCGTACTGTTTTTTGCGTGCGGCGATCTCGGCGGGGAGTCCCTGTGTGAGGTCATTGCAGAGGGCGTCGAAGCGGTCGAGAATGGAGACGATTTTTTGCTGAACGGCGAGCGGCGGGATGGGAATCTTTATATTTTTAATAGCCGGAACACTGGAATGAACAACCTTGCTCTTTACTTTCCCTTTGCTTTTCTGTTTCTGTGCCATTTCAGTAGATAAAACATACGAAATATATTTCGGGTTTTGTTCATGTTTTAGAACAACAATATCTCCTCCTGCCAAACACCTTTCATTTCCAATATATGCTGTTGATTTTGCAATCTCATCAACATTCTCGCCCGTAATTGCAAACAAAATATCACCATACTCAAAGTATTTCGGTGTTGAGGTGGGCGGCTTTTCTGTATGGAAAAAGCATGAATCAAACCAAATTCCATATTTTGTATAGATTTCACCATAGCGAACACAAGGAATTCCTTTCTTCGTCACTTCATCTCGACGAATCCCTGTCCCACGAAAAATATCCGTTGCAATTTCCCCTAATGTTTTCCACTCAACTTCGACCGCTTTTTTCAGTAGGCCAATTTTACCGCTTCTTAGAGCTGTCTGTCTGAACGATTGTATCATCCACATGGACAAAGTTCAAAAGACTGTCACGATAAAAATTATACTGCTTTTTTCGTAACAAGTGTTCCGCTGTTAGCTCCGTTGTCAGCTTCGCTGTTAGCTCCGTAAAATTGTCTAGCAATTTTACGATTTCATCTTGGATGGATCGCGGCGGGACGGGAATGAGCGCTTGCCCCACTCCATTCGCTGAAATTGATGATATTTTTCCTGTCGTAATATATTTCTTCAACTGTCGATGATAGTCTTCTGTTCGTAAAATATACGAAATAAACACAGGGTTTAATTCATGATGTAAAATATAACAAGCATCATGAACTGCTACCTCTGCTGTTCCCAGCCAAGCTACACCAATACCTATATCTTCGATTGTTTCACCCGCCCCAACAATGACAATATCATTCGGCTGCGCGTATCTCATTTTGGAAGCAATTTCTGACCGTATGTGTGTTTTCGTTGTATTGGCAGTAATGCCATAATATGTATAAAGTTCTCCATAATGGATTGCAGGTACACCATCGTCTGTAAAATCATTTTTTACGAAGCGTTTCCCTCGGGTAAGTGTTCCAATCTCCCCCAACTTCTTATACTCCACGCCCTCAGGACACATTTCTTTTATCATCTCACTCAACTTACTCACAGCTCCATTCCCTCCTCTCCCTCGATCTCAGCGATGATGCGCTCGATCTCGTCACGCAGGACAGCCTCGCGTGCGACGATTTCCCGTATCTCCTCGTTGAGCTTCACGATGTCGATGACTTCGCGGGTATCCTCGGGCTCGACGTAGGTACTGACGGAGAGGTTGTAGTCCTCGGCGGCGATTTCCGCGCCCTTCACCGTGCGCACGATATGTGCGACATCCGCGCGATCCGTATAGAATTTCAGAATATGCTCAATATTTTCCTGCGTGAGCTTGTTGTTGTTTATGATCTTGACGAATTCCTTCGACGCGTCAATGAAGAGGGTTTTCGTGTCCGGCTTCGACTTCTTGAGCACCATGATGCAGGTCGCGATGCTCGTGCCGAAGAAGAGGTTCGCGGGGAGCTGGATGACGGCATCGACATAGTTGCTGTCAATAAGATACTGTCGGATTTTCTTCTCCGCGCCGCCGCGATACATGATGCCGGGGAAGCAGACGATCGCTGCCGTACCGTTACTCGCAAGCCACGCGAGCGCGTGCATGATAAAGGCAAGGTCTGCCTTCGATGGTGGAGCAAGGATACCTGCCGGAGCAAAGCGAGGGTCGTTGATAAGCGTTGGATTATTCTTTCCCTCCCAGCGAATCGCATATGGCGGATTCGACACAATCGCCTCAAACGGCTCATCGTCCCAGTGCTGCGGAGCGGTCAACGTGTCCCCGCGCGCGATGTCAAAGTCATCGAAGTTGATGTCGTGCAGGAACATATTGATGCGGCAGAGGTTGTAGGTGGTGATGTTGATCTCCTGCCCATAGAAGGCGTTCCGCACATTATCCTTGCCGAGCACCTTCGCGAACTTGAGTAAGAGGGAGCCACTTCCACTTGTGAAATCATATAGTAATTTCAACGCTTGTAGATGTAAATAATCTATCTATTCAGGTGGATTACTAATACAACAATATGAGAGTTACAATAATTTATTATATCAAATATTAATTTAAATAAATCGTTTACACATTTTTTAAGTATACTTATTGGAACTCATCAAATTCAAATTCTATCGCAATCATCTCATCAGTTGATGTAAGTGGTTTTCCCTTCGCTGTAGTCCTACCTTGTTCCGAAAATAAATATAAATTTTTCTTTGCTCGTGAGCAAACCACGTATAGCAATTTTTTAGTTTCATCTTCTCGATATTGTTTTGATTGCCGAATTATCGTATCCCAGTGTGGAATATATCCATTTAGAATACCAAATGCTATAACTGTATCATATTCTTCTCCTTTCACACCATGAAATGTATTTATTACCACACCTTCTTTTTCTTTGAAGCATTGTTTAAAAGTATCAATACTTGTAGATAAATCATAGCGCTGTACTCTATCATTAATTTTTGCAATAAAACTTTCATAGGATCTTTGTAGAAATTGCTCCTGACTCAAATTAACTCCAAAAATATGAAAGAACTTAATAATCGACCTTTGAAGATAATCCAAGCCATTCTCTTCTTCACATAATAAAGAATTAACTACCTTTAAAATCATATATGTATCTACTTTTTCGTGTAGTTCTATTTTGTACTCTTCCGATAAAATCTTAACTATTTCATTTGCAATTTTTTTTCTAATCCATGTCTTTTTTCCAGGTTCAGTAAATAATAGCCTTGCAAACAGAAAAAATACATTCATAGGATCATACTTTATTGGAGTAATATCCGGTGCATCAAATTTTACATCAGGTAAAAGTGTCTTCATTTGTTTTGATAATGGAAATAATAACCACCATTGTGGGGCAATAATACATATTTCGTTCTCTGGAATCCCCTCAGATATCTGCCTTTTTACAATTTGAGCTATTCCTTCAAACAAATCTGTTTTATTAATTGTATTATTATAAACTAAGCAACCCATTTCATCTTTAATTTCAGAAACTGCATATATTGGAACATACTTCAGCTGAAAATTAGAATAATAATTAATTATGCGCTGAGTTGTGCGATAACAACCATCTAATTTTTCTTCTTTAAAAGCAACCCCAAACTCTAATTCTAATTCTTCAGATGTTTTTGCAATACCACCAAGTGCACCATAAATAGCTTGATCTGTGTCTCCTACAAAAGTTAATAATATTTTTTTATTAGCCGATACTATACAGCCCAATATACCATACTGCAATTCATTCGTATCTTGATACTCGTCAACTAAGATTGATCTTGTAACTCCACCAATATTCTCTGCAATAAATGGACAGGTCTTAACTAACTCAAAGGATATTTTTAATATATCATTAAAGTCAATCTCTTTCTCAGCTAATAACTTTTCTTCATACTTGTTCACAATTTCCGGAAAATCAAATGGTTTATTATAACCAATGTCTATACCAAGATTCTTAACAATTTCATCTACATATTGACTTTGTACATACTCATCAATAATATGATATCCTTTTTTTAATCGGTTATGGTACATTGTATACGGTCTGATAATAAATTCA
This portion of the Selenomonas sp. TAMA-11512 genome encodes:
- a CDS encoding restriction endonuclease subunit S; translated protein: MWMIQSFRQTALRSGKIGLLKKAVEVEWKTLGEIATDIFRGTGIRRDEVTKKGIPCVRYGEIYTKYGIWFDSCFFHTEKPPTSTPKYFEYGDILFAITGENVDEIAKSTAYIGNERCLAGGDIVVLKHEQNPKYISYVLSTEMAQKQKSKGKVKSKVVHSSVPAIKNIKIPIPPLAVQQKIVSILDRFDALCNDLTQGLPAEIAARKKQYEYYRDKLLTFPRKGA
- a CDS encoding type I restriction endonuclease subunit R is translated as MKETRDIMYYNLIASAEESTVLAQYVREERAPYGAYQSEAALEGALIRLLEEEGYAHLPIHDEAELVANLRTQLSALNDYDFTDAEWERFFKTSIAPASDGIVEKTRRIQTDYIQNLKRDDGTTKNIRLIDKEHIHNNRLQVINQYAMEGGADAFAENAAAHTNRYDVTILVNGLPLVHIELKRRGVEIRQAFNQIKRYQRDSFWAGVGLYEYVQIFVISNGTNTKYYSNTTRASHIREMDAAGRKASRKTSNSFEFTSYWADAGNRLITDLMDFGRTFLARHTLLSILTRYSIFTTEEMLMLMRPYQIAATERILNRIRISSNYKTWGRIEGGGYIWHTTGSGKTLTSFKTAQLASAMPEIDKVLFVVDRKDLDYQTMREYDRFEKGAANGNTSTRVLAGQLKDDTARIVVTTIQKLANFIRQNRTHTIYEKHIVFIFDECHRSQFGDMHTAITKVFKKYHLFGFTGTPIFAPNAAGAGKPSARTTPQLFGDKLHTYTIVNAINDGNVLPFRIDYINTMKSKAEIEDKEVRAIDREKALAAPERIRAVTEYILAHFDQKTMRSKAYSLKGQRVLGFNSMFAVASIPVCMAYYEEFRRQLEEAGRSLTVATIFSYAANEDDPEEALPDEDFGTASLDRTSRDFLADAIADYNAQFHTNFSTDGDSFQNYYKDLSQRMKKREIDLLIVVNMFLTGFDATTLNTLWVDKNLKYHGLIQAFSRTNRILNSVKTFGNIVAFRNLAKATDDAISLFGDENAESVVLLRGFRDYYDGYDDEKGQHHKGYAELIAELRARFAVGEPIMGETAQKDFVRIFGSILRLRNILTAFDDFAEDDPLLPPRDLQDYQSAYLDIYNELTRKGKAEKENINDDVVFELELIRQVDINIDYILMLVEKYHASNGADKSIIGAIDRAIGASPELRSKKELIDGFIATVNTDTRVMEDWRAYVTEEKEKALASIVVEENLKPDETEKFVASTFRDGRFKITGTAIDAILPPVRRFGGGRAEKKRSVIEKLKGFFEKFMGIVGE
- a CDS encoding restriction endonuclease subunit S; this encodes MSKLSEMIKEMCPEGVEYKKLGEIGTLTRGKRFVKNDFTDDGVPAIHYGELYTYYGITANTTKTHIRSEIASKMRYAQPNDIVIVGAGETIEDIGIGVAWLGTAEVAVHDACYILHHELNPVFISYILRTEDYHRQLKKYITTGKISSISANGVGQALIPVPPRSIQDEIVKLLDNFTELTAKLTTELTAEHLLRKKQYNFYRDSLLNFVHVDDTIVQTDSSKKR
- a CDS encoding HIRAN domain-containing protein, with the protein product MQLTKTMPAALVGIWGGEMPPAPFVQEIYLTHFQLAGAIYVDGWGAIAAEMKTGDLLNLLREPENVQDRFAIQVVDAERRKLGYMPRRMNHIPARLMDARKLLYVKITKVNAPELVMELDLFMRE
- a CDS encoding ATP-dependent helicase, producing MEDMPFLEQLNPQQKKVCIEGSNILLKACPGSGKTRTLAYKLAYIIRKYELSKKINIAITYTNRAADEIRERLEKMDIPEDKVWVGTIHQFCLEFIIRPYTMYHNRLKKGYHIIDEYVQSQYVDEIVKNLGIDIGYNKPFDFPEIVNKYEEKLLAEKEIDFNDILKISFELVKTCPFIAENIGGVTRSILVDEYQDTNELQYGILGCIVSANKKILLTFVGDTDQAIYGALGGIAKTSEELELEFGVAFKEEKLDGCYRTTQRIINYYSNFQLKYVPIYAVSEIKDEMGCLVYNNTINKTDLFEGIAQIVKRQISEGIPENEICIIAPQWWLLFPLSKQMKTLLPDVKFDAPDITPIKYDPMNVFFLFARLLFTEPGKKTWIRKKIANEIVKILSEEYKIELHEKVDTYMILKVVNSLLCEEENGLDYLQRSIIKFFHIFGVNLSQEQFLQRSYESFIAKINDRVQRYDLSTSIDTFKQCFKEKEGVVINTFHGVKGEEYDTVIAFGILNGYIPHWDTIIRQSKQYREDETKKLLYVVCSRAKKNLYLFSEQGRTTAKGKPLTSTDEMIAIEFEFDEFQ
- a CDS encoding type I restriction-modification system subunit M → MKLLYDFTSGSGSLLLKFAKVLGKDNVRNAFYGQEINITTYNLCRINMFLHDINFDDFDIARGDTLTAPQHWDDEPFEAIVSNPPYAIRWEGKNNPTLINDPRFAPAGILAPPSKADLAFIMHALAWLASNGTAAIVCFPGIMYRGGAEKKIRQYLIDSNYVDAVIQLPANLFFGTSIATCIMVLKKSKPDTKTLFIDASKEFVKIINNNKLTQENIEHILKFYTDRADVAHIVRTVKGAEIAAEDYNLSVSTYVEPEDTREVIDIVKLNEEIREIVAREAVLRDEIERIIAEIEGEEGMEL